A genomic region of Phragmites australis chromosome 2, lpPhrAust1.1, whole genome shotgun sequence contains the following coding sequences:
- the LOC133909331 gene encoding cytochrome c-like isoform X2: MGSFSEMPPGDPAAGEKIFKTKCAHCHTVDKGAGHKQGPNLNGLFGRQSGTSPGYSYSPANKNMAVIWEENTLYGYLLDPKQVLVMHAVKL, translated from the exons ATGGGGTCGTTCTCGGAGATGCCCCCAGGTGACCCGGCGGCCGGGGAGAAGATCTTCAAGACCAAGTGCGCGCACTGCCACACCGTCGACAAGGGCGCCGGCCACAAGCAAG GGCCTAACTTGAATGGTCTATTTGGGAGGCAGTCTGGTACAAGTCCTGGTTACTCTTACTCCCCGGCTAACAAGAACATGGCTGTGATTTGGGAGGAGAACACTTTGTATGGCTACCTGCTTGATCCTAAGCAG